The following proteins come from a genomic window of Sinorhizobium fredii NGR234:
- a CDS encoding PilZ domain-containing protein: MPYKDSVQRVSTRTQTQITGNVSCKTGSSNGIVKDLSEEGICFQLFFDIGARTGQEVTIRSAELGLLTGIVRWNRGDRIGIKLKLSSNTAAQIASYYKIFR; this comes from the coding sequence ATGCCATACAAGGACAGTGTTCAGCGTGTTTCTACGAGAACGCAAACCCAGATCACCGGGAACGTCAGTTGCAAGACAGGATCGAGCAACGGGATCGTCAAGGACCTTTCCGAAGAGGGTATCTGCTTTCAGCTCTTTTTCGACATCGGCGCCCGCACCGGCCAGGAGGTCACGATCCGCAGTGCCGAGCTCGGGCTGCTGACCGGCATTGTTCGGTGGAACAGGGGGGACCGCATCGGCATTAAGCTCAAGCTCTCATCCAATACCGCGGCGCAGATCGCCTCGTACTACAAGATCTTTCGCTGA